The following proteins are co-located in the Ketogulonicigenium robustum genome:
- the ubiA gene encoding 4-hydroxybenzoate octaprenyltransferase, whose amino-acid sequence MRSAPHTPAPPPQERVADSADNWAERAPARWRPWLRLSRADRPIGTWLLLLPCWWSLLLAILHDGRLGWYDLWIAAGCALGAFLMRGAGCTWNDITDRDIDGRVERTRQRPIPSGQVTVRGALAWMAIQTGLSALILLTFNTGAIVLGVLALVPVLVYPFAKRFTWWPQAFLGIAFNWGALLGWTAHTGSLGWPAVVLYLAGIAWTLFYDTIYAHQDYEDDALIGVKSTARLFGDDSPRWLVRFGLIAVILSAAAVLIAVWGAHVTVVLVALMAPLALGLQIAWQLRRFDPADSPLLLRLFRSNRDGGLLFVLFSATAIALQLITGG is encoded by the coding sequence ATGCGCAGCGCCCCGCACACGCCAGCCCCCCCGCCCCAAGAACGTGTGGCCGACAGCGCCGACAACTGGGCCGAGCGCGCCCCCGCCCGCTGGCGCCCGTGGCTGCGCCTGTCGCGCGCCGACCGCCCCATTGGCACGTGGCTGTTGCTGCTGCCCTGCTGGTGGTCGCTGCTGCTGGCGATTTTGCATGACGGACGGTTGGGCTGGTACGACCTGTGGATCGCCGCCGGCTGTGCCTTGGGCGCGTTTTTGATGCGCGGCGCAGGCTGCACCTGGAACGACATCACCGACCGCGACATCGACGGGCGGGTCGAGCGGACGCGCCAGCGGCCCATCCCGTCGGGGCAGGTCACGGTGCGCGGCGCACTGGCTTGGATGGCGATTCAGACTGGCCTGTCCGCGTTGATTTTGCTAACGTTCAACACCGGCGCCATTGTGTTGGGGGTGCTGGCGCTGGTGCCGGTGCTGGTCTACCCGTTCGCGAAGCGCTTTACATGGTGGCCGCAGGCGTTTTTGGGCATCGCCTTCAATTGGGGCGCGCTGCTGGGGTGGACGGCACATACCGGCAGCCTCGGGTGGCCGGCGGTCGTTTTGTATCTGGCCGGCATCGCTTGGACGCTGTTTTACGACACCATCTACGCCCATCAGGACTACGAGGACGACGCACTGATCGGCGTAAAGTCGACCGCACGCCTGTTTGGCGACGATAGCCCACGCTGGCTGGTGCGGTTCGGGCTGATTGCCGTCATCCTCAGCGCCGCAGCGGTTTTAATCGCGGTTTGGGGCGCACATGTGACCGTCGTACTCGTTGCGCTGATGGCCCCACTGGCGTTGGGGTTGCAAATTGCGTGGCAGTTGCGGCGATTTGATCCGGCCGACAGCCCGCTTTTGCTGCGCCTTTTCCGGTCAAACCGCGATGGCGGGTTGCTGTTTGTGCTGTTTTCCGCCACCGCCATCGCGCTGCAATTGATCACCGGGGGATAA